The DNA window ACAGGTAAGCAGTCCATGTGGAGTACCATGGAGGGAGCAGGAAGAGTGAGAAGAGTGAGAAttagaggaggcagaggaagaggacgtggaggtgaagaagtaggaggaagaagaggaggaagaggacgcaAAGGTGAAGAAGCGAGAGGGAGAGGACGACAAGGACAAGGAGGTGAagttagaggaagaggacaaggaagagcaagaggaggacgaggagagggaagaggaagagtaagaaatagaattactgatgacatcagagctaTAATAGTGGACCATGCAATCAACCATGGAATGACCCTGAGGGAAGCTGGCCAACGGGTTCAGCCTAACTTGAGCCGCTACACTGTAGCAAGCATCATAAGGACGAAATGAAAATCGGTTAGTACAGTCACTTTGCACTAAGTTTTGTAGCACTGCCATACTCTAATGTGAAACACAACAATAccatacatgtaaaaatactgaagttgttactttacagaattgcattttgcatttcaaaatCGCACTTTTTAAATGCAATGAACACAGTTCTCTGCATAAGACACAACAATCTGACATAAAGTCACATGTTTGCCATTTCAAAACACTGCCATTCAAAATGACACTACATGAGCTAATTGGCCAATTACATATGCCACCTGGCCAAACACCTCAATGGCTAATTGTTAACACTTCAATCAGGATGTAAGCACTATGAAAAGACCACAGGtgagaacctttttttttttacaacaacaatGGAAGACAttgcagagagaggaagaggaagaggaagagggaggttGAGAataagagggggaggaagagtgAGAGGTAGGGGTAGAGCAGGTAGAGGAGTTCATGGCCAAAGAAGACAAACACTTTCAAATGAAATCAGAGCAACCTTAGTAGATCATGTCATCAACCATGGGCTGACAATGCGTGAGGCTGGACAGAGAGTGCAGCCAAACTTGAGCCGTTTTAGTGTCGCCTCTGTCATCCGGACCTTTAGACTGGAGAACAGGTATGTAACCAAAATTTCATGTAGTACACATGTAGTATACCCCATGTCATAGTGTATCAGTTGGGTGACACCTGTTTACTTAGTGTATGACATCAGCCATTCATGAACTGTTTCCTGTACAATGTACTCTACTGTGGGGGAAAATATTGTTGCATTGTCTAAGccctatatatatttttattttattttttctaaaggACTGAGAGACGACACCATGGTGGAGGAAGGGGCCAAATGTTCACCGGGGTACAGGAAGCTGCCATTGTAAACTTGgttttggaaaataatgaaatcagATTACGAGAAATTCAAAGCCACATCATCCAAGACAACACCTTATTCAACAACATTCAGCGAGTTAGTCTGTCCACATTGGCTCGCATTCTCAAGCGAAACCAAATCAGAAtgaaacaactttataaggtgccGTTTGAGAGAAACtctcaaagaaacaaagagttCAGACGAGCATATGTGGATGTAAGTACTATATTGACTACAGTACACTACACGCAACATTGTTTCCCAGTGTACTGGATAACACCATATTGACtgatttttgttctttgttttcaggGAGTACTGGAAATGGATGCTCATGCAATCCCACATGAGTTCATCTTTATAGATGAGGCTGGGTTCAACCTAGCAAAGACCAGAAGAAGGGGGAGAAACCTCATTGGCCACAGAGCCATTATAGATGTTCCTGGCCAACATGGTGGGAACATCACAATGTGCGCTGCCATCTCCAATATGCATGGTGTCCTCCACTGTCATGCCAACGTTGGACCATACAACACAGC is part of the Siniperca chuatsi isolate FFG_IHB_CAS linkage group LG9, ASM2008510v1, whole genome shotgun sequence genome and encodes:
- the LOC122881522 gene encoding uncharacterized protein LOC122881522 produces the protein MREAGQRVQPNLSRFSVASVIRTFRLENRTERRHHGGGRGQMFTGVQEAAIVNLVLENNEIRLREIQSHIIQDNTLFNNIQRVSLSTLARILKRNQIRMKQLYKVPFERNSQRNKEFRRAYVDGVLEMDAHAIPHEFIFIDEAGFNLAKTRRRGRNLIGHRAIIDVPGQHGGNITMCAAISNMHGVLHCHANVGPYNTAHILTFLDRLHNILIPPERMNDADHQRNRYVVVWDNAMEEACDEIDVGAIQGWIRHSRRFFPRCLAREDIACDVDEALWPDPAVRQDAA